A genomic window from Salvelinus alpinus chromosome 10, SLU_Salpinus.1, whole genome shotgun sequence includes:
- the LOC139531511 gene encoding carbohydrate sulfotransferase 2-like translates to MRGKQYHRQLKLTAPWENDVGYWRKLKTHRNHTKIIAQPGIVMKVLRRKRIVLFIAYFFLLVLTMLNLANYKWTKVPQQCNHQMRSASYQGRSDIRFLYRPSLAKKRQLVYVLTTWRSGSSFFGELFNQHPEVFFLYEPMWHIWQKLYPGDAVSLQGAARDMLSSLYRCDLSVFQLYNSPGGKNFTSLGLFGASLNKVVCSYPLCSAYRKEVVGMVDDKVCKKCPPQSLRLLEEECLKYSTIVIKGVRILDVNVLAPLMEDPSLDVKVVHLVRDPRAVANSRIKSRHGLIRENLQVVRSRDPKLRRIPFVDPNHKANKKDGSDYHSIGAMDVICDRTSRTLRTALNPPSWLKGKYMAVRYEDLVENPVKILRNIYRFANLTTNHDIESFALNMTGGSSSSSKPFIVSSRNATQAASAWRTVLSIQQIKQVEDYCHHSMAVLGYDRVRTAGEAKDLSKPLLTVSKL, encoded by the coding sequence ATGAGAGGGAAACAATACCATCGACAACTGAAGTTGACAGCGCCTTGGGAGAATGATGTTGGCTACTGGAGAAAGCTCAAAACGCACAGGAACCATACAAAGATAATAGCTCAGCCCGGCATCGTGATGAAGGTGCTACGCAGAAAGCGGATTGTGTTGTTTATAGCCTATTTCTTTCTGCTAGTGCTGACCATGCTGAACTTGGCCAATTACAAATGGACTAAAGTGCCCCAGCAGTGCAATCACCAGATGAGGAGTGCTTCCTATCAAGGCAGGTCAGACATCAGGTTCCTCTACAGACCCTCTCTGGCCAAGAAGAGACAGTTGGTCTATGTTCTGACCACATGGAGGTCTGGGTCCTCCTTTTTCGGGGAGCTGTTTAACCAACATCCTGAAGTTTTTTTCCTCTATGAACCCATGTGGCACATTTGGCAGAAGCTGTACCCGGGAGACGCTGTGTCTTTGCAAGGAGCagccagggacatgctcagcTCTTTATACCGCTGTGATCTCTCTGTGTTCCAGTTGTACAACAGCCCAGGGGGAAAGAACTTTACCTCCCTAGGACTCTTTGGGGCCTCCCTAAATAAGGTGGTGTGCTCCTACCCCCTCTGCTCCGCCTACAGGAAAGAGGTGGTAGGGATGGTGGACGACAAGGTGTGTAAAAAGTGTCCACCTCAAAGCCTTAGACTACTGGAGGAGGAGTGCCTCAAATACAGCACTATCGTTATTAAAGGGGTGCGTATCCTGGACGTTAACGTTCTAGCCCCCCTCATGGAGGACCCGTCGCTGGACGTGAAGGTAGTCCACCTGGTCAGGGACCCCCGGGCCGTGGCCAACTCCAGGATCAAGTCCAGACACGGGCTGATCCGGGAGAACCTGCAGGTGGTCCGGAGCAGGGACCCTAAGCTCCGCAGAATCCCCTTTGTAGACCCCAACCACAAAGCCAACAAGAAGGACGGCTCGGATTACCACTCCATCGGAGCCATGGATGTAATCTGTGATCGCACCTCCAGGACCCTGAGGACTGCCTTAAACCCTCCCAGTTGGCTCAAAGGGAAGTACATGGCTGTGCGTTATGAGGACCTGGTGGAGAACCCTGTGAAGATCCTGAGGAACATCTACCGCTTCGCCAACCTCACCACCAACCATGACATTGAGTCGTTTGCTCTGAACATGACAGGTGGGTCTAGTTCGTCCTCCAAGCCGTTCATCGTGTCCTCCAGGAATGCCACTCAGGCTGCCAGCGCATGGAGAACAGTGCTCAGCATCCAGCAGATCAAACAGGTGGAGGACTACTGTCATCACTCCATGGCTGTCCTGGGCTACGACAGGGTCAGAACGGCCGGGGAGGCCAAGGACCTCAGTAAGCCTTTACTGACCGTCTCCAAACTGTGA